The segment ACCTGTATAATTGTTATTTGTAATATAAGGTTTACCTAATATTTAAAGGAGATTTATATGCATTCCGTAACGAACGCCATTCCTACAGGAACGATTGCGTCCATCCCAGCAAAGGCACATGCACACCGCGCATTAATTTGTGCAGCCCTTGCTAACTCTCCATCTACTATACTACTAAGCCGTACCTCTAAAGACATCGATGCTACTATGGACTCCTTGCGAGGCTTAGGTGCTCACGTAGTATATGAAAATAAAATTGTTACCGTTACTCCTGGCCCCGCTCCTGCAAAGGGCAATGTAGTACCTCACGAATCAGGCACTACATTACGCCTTTTATTGCCTGTAGCAGCATCCATCTGTAATGATGTAGATGTAGATGCGAAAGGTCGTTTACCAGATCGTCCTCTAGAACCTATGCTAAGCGAAATGAAAGCGCACGGCGTAACATTCTCCCAAGATAAACCACCATTCACTATGATGGGGCGTCTTCAAGGGGGCAATTTCTCCATGGTAGGTGATGTAAGTAGTCAATTCTTCTCTGGTTTATTGTTGGCAGCCCCTCAAATCGGCTTATCTACTATTACCTCTACTACGCCACTACAATCTAGCGATTATGTAACACTAACTACTGAAACAATGCGAGATTTTGGTGTCGAAGTAGAACACACTTTACCAGACACAAACATCAATGAGGCTTTCACAGTACCATTTGGTTCGTCCTTCATAGGTCGTGATAATTACCAAATCGAAGGCGACTGGTCTAATGCAGCAATCTGGATGGTAGCCGCTGGTATGACGGGCAAACCAATTACGATTACAGGCATGAACAAAAACTCTGTACAAGCTGACCGCCGCATCATGCAAGTTATGATTAATGCTGGTTGTGATGTAGTATGGGATGGTATGAATGTGACGGTCACAGGTCGCGCTTCCAAGCCAATCCATGCAGATCTAGAGCAAATGCCGGATATGTTGCCTGTTATGGCCGCCCTTGCTTGCTCTATTTCTGGTGAAAGTTCCTTTGTTAAAGGTGCTCGCCTACGTTTAAAAGAATCTGATCGCCTTGTAGCTGTTGCTAATCTCATAAGAGATTTAGGCGGTACAGTGTGCGAAGAAGGTGATGACCTATACATCATCGGTAGTGGTATACTTAAAGGTGGACATGGCGATTGCGTAAATGACCATCGCCTCGTTATGGCAGGCACATTGATGGCCCTCATCAGTGAAAACCCTGTTACGTTACAAGATAGCGAAGCTATCACAAAATCCTATCCAGACTTCTTTGAGGACTGGAACTTACTGGGCGGTAATGCACAACCAGTTTAGATTTCTAATCGTATCTGGTTTAATCTAATAGATAATAGAAATAGTACATACTATATAGTAGGAGTTAATATAATGGCATCTAATTTCGGTAAAACCATACAGGTATCTACCTTTGGCGCCTCTCATGGGTATGCCATTGGCGGTATTGTAGAGGGTCTGCCTTGTGGACATACCATCGATATCGATGAGTTAAAAGCTTTTTTAAAGCGCCGTACGCCAGGGCAAAATCAATTAACAACACAACGTAAGGAAGCCGATACACCTGAATTTTTAGCAGGTATGGTAGACGGCATGCTCAGTGGTTCTCCATTGGCATTTATGATCCGCAACACATCTCAACACTCTAGCGATTATAATAACTTACGTGATATCCCTCGCCCATCTCATGCGGACTTCACAGCTCGCATGCGCTACGGTGACAAGGTAGATATGCGCGGAGGTGGCCATTTTTCAGCGCGCCTTACAGCTCCGCTTTGCGTAGCTGGTGGCATCGCTATCCAACTATTACGTGAAAAAGGCATTGAAATCCACGGCCATTTAAAACAAGTGGGAACGATTCAAGATACTCCTATCAACATGGTTCACCCAGATATGAAAGCATTAGCTAGCATCGCTACAGAGCCAATTGCTATGGTTAATCCACAAAAACGTAACGAAGTAGAAACCCTTGTTATGAACCTCAAAAAAGACGGCGACTCTACCGGTGGTATCGTTGAAGTCGTTGCTACAGGACTACCAATTGGCCTTGGCAATCCAAACTTTGATGGCATCGAAAACCGCTTAGCTCGTGTTATCTTTGGAATCCCTGCCATTAAAGGCGTATCCTTCGGTGGAGGCTTTGACATGTGTGCTAAGCTTGGTTCCGAAGTGAATGACGCTTTCACCATGGACGGCGACAAGATTACAACGACAACGAATAATAGCGGTGGTATTCAAGGTGGTATTACCAATGGCTTACCACTCGTTATGCAAGTGGGCATCAAGCCAACACCATCTATTTATAAAGAACAACATTCTGTGTCACTTTCACAAAAAGAGGACACATTGCTCACAATCCAAGGTCGTCACGACCCATGTGTAGCGCTTCGTGCAGTACCTGTAATCGAAGCTGTTACAGCCCTTGTTATTCTTGATTTCTTAGGAGATATTGACCATGAACTTAGATGAAGTACGCGTTAAGATTAACGATATAAACGACCAAATGCTCGCCCTCTTCAAAGAGCGCATGGAACTCTCCAAGGATGTTGCGGCAGCGAAAAAAGAAATGAACAAGGCTATTTACGATGCCAAACGAGAACG is part of the Veillonella nakazawae genome and harbors:
- the aroA gene encoding 3-phosphoshikimate 1-carboxyvinyltransferase, yielding MHSVTNAIPTGTIASIPAKAHAHRALICAALANSPSTILLSRTSKDIDATMDSLRGLGAHVVYENKIVTVTPGPAPAKGNVVPHESGTTLRLLLPVAASICNDVDVDAKGRLPDRPLEPMLSEMKAHGVTFSQDKPPFTMMGRLQGGNFSMVGDVSSQFFSGLLLAAPQIGLSTITSTTPLQSSDYVTLTTETMRDFGVEVEHTLPDTNINEAFTVPFGSSFIGRDNYQIEGDWSNAAIWMVAAGMTGKPITITGMNKNSVQADRRIMQVMINAGCDVVWDGMNVTVTGRASKPIHADLEQMPDMLPVMAALACSISGESSFVKGARLRLKESDRLVAVANLIRDLGGTVCEEGDDLYIIGSGILKGGHGDCVNDHRLVMAGTLMALISENPVTLQDSEAITKSYPDFFEDWNLLGGNAQPV
- the aroC gene encoding chorismate synthase, giving the protein MASNFGKTIQVSTFGASHGYAIGGIVEGLPCGHTIDIDELKAFLKRRTPGQNQLTTQRKEADTPEFLAGMVDGMLSGSPLAFMIRNTSQHSSDYNNLRDIPRPSHADFTARMRYGDKVDMRGGGHFSARLTAPLCVAGGIAIQLLREKGIEIHGHLKQVGTIQDTPINMVHPDMKALASIATEPIAMVNPQKRNEVETLVMNLKKDGDSTGGIVEVVATGLPIGLGNPNFDGIENRLARVIFGIPAIKGVSFGGGFDMCAKLGSEVNDAFTMDGDKITTTTNNSGGIQGGITNGLPLVMQVGIKPTPSIYKEQHSVSLSQKEDTLLTIQGRHDPCVALRAVPVIEAVTALVILDFLGDIDHELR